The window aaattgttagtatcacatttactaatcaatcaggtttttttattttccaaaatcataatttttgaagttttctttttttaaatattcACTTTCTCTATTCTTactaaacaacacctaaatgacattaaaattaaaaagtcaaaaatttaaaattatttaaaatataaccaattcttgaaatttttcatttttgaaactatctttaatgtaatttttgaAACCATCTTTAATTTTAACATTGTCAACCTAAAACATCCAtctaaaggaaaaaaaaaactaaacgcTTGCAATGCAATTGACAAAAAGCAATGTTATTAGGTTCGGATCTGATCGGCCGGTCGAACCAGGAATCGGCTAGGCAACCAGTCCAAACCTATCCGATTATATGATTATTCAAAAACTCGGAGAGACCTGGGCTTGAACCGGGACCCGACAGTCTGGTCGGGAACCGATGTGACTCCGAGCCTTTGACAGTTTAAAAAAAAggaataaggtaccaaaataggcctaaggtttttggggaagtaccaatttaggctcaacgttcaaaatagcaccaatataagcttaacatttacaacataatatcaatttagacttaatgtttacaatatagcatcaatttaggcatcacatacaaaatagcacaaatataggcttaacgtttacaaaataatatgaatttaaacttaacgttttacaaaatatatacaatttaagctaaacgtcgtaattaaattaatcatattatattctttccctattaactttatatgttatctttttatttagttctatattcttatttattataatacaattaattagtttttttttgaataagtacaattatttaattagttttcttgcatattaaaaccttatatttgtttttcatcaaccattctatgactcctaaatttcattgctcatgtaatatatgcaaactaaaagtaattgaatatccacaatattttaatattatgaatattcaattacttttagtttgcatatattacatgagcaatgaaatttagcagtcatggaatcatttatgaaaaacgaatataagattttaatgggcaataatactaattaattgtattataataaataagaatataggactaaataaaaagataacatataaatttaatagggaaaaaatataatataattaatttaattatgacgtttagcttaaattgtatatattttgtaaaacgttaagcttaaattcgtattattttataaacattaagcctatattggtgtcattttgtacgtgagacctaaattgatgctatattgtaaacgttaagcctaaattgatattatgttgtaaacgttaagcctatattgatgttattttgaacgttgagactagacctgttcatgggctgGGCCGGGCCGGGCTTGAACCGGACCTAACTGGGCTTATGACATAATTACTTTGTCCAAGCCCAACCAAGCCCGCACTATATTTATATCGGGTTTGGGCGGGGCTGGGCCAAGCTAAAAAAACTAATTCACAAGCCCAACCCGGCTCAACTAAtatctttgtattttttaaaaattaaaattaagctaaaaaattatactataaatataaataataaaatacaataaactaaattttagaggattatttcaataaaaatcaattaatgcaatcctaaataaaaaaaatacttttttgataataataaataaaatggtaacaaaaatatatatatgttcccaattctaaaaaatatatggtCTGGAAATTTTAGGTTgaagaaatttaaattttttattgttggaatataaagtttataaaactataaaagttattaaattaaaattagaatTATTATCAAAATTTCGGGCCGGACTGGATTGGGCTTGGGTTTTGAGACAAATCCCAAACCCAACCTACTCTATGTACGGGCCTAAGCGGGTTTGGACCGGACCGGACCTATTACGAAACATAAATATCCAAACCCAGTCTTTGAAGAGTGGGCTTGAACGGGTTGGACGGGCCAGTGGACTTTTGAACAGGTCTAGTTGagactaaattgatactttttaaaaaaccttagacctattttagtacctCATCCAACAAAATAACTGCAGAAAatgtttttgtacaaaatattaactaaataaaaacttaataaaaaaaaacaaaatacggtGTCGTTGTAGCAATCGATGTGCCGGGGAGTAGACGGAAGGTGAGAAGTGAGAAGCGAAGGAAAGAGAAGATGGCGGGAGCTGGGCAATTCATAGAAGCAGACAATGCAGAGGCCATAATCACCAGAATCGAACACAAATCTCGCAAGATCGAGAGCTTACTTAAACAGTATTCTTACCTTCCTCCTCACCTCTTTCTCTCTCTGTCTAATTTCTAACCAATTAACGATTTGGGTGTTCCTTTCAGGTTCAAGCCTGTTGAAGCTCTTAAAACTGCCCTCGAAGGATCGCCACCGAGTACTGGAGATGAGCGATGCAAGGTTTTTCATGTCTTCAAtttacattttcatttttttctttcaattatcATGAGAGTCTCAGGTTCTATTCATGCGtacatcaattttttttttccggtCAGCGGAAATTGACCTAGAGTTCTTGCAGTCTGCGAATTGGATTGTGGTGCATAGAGCGATTATGGCTATTAAAGATGTGGATGGGATGTTATCTTCCTTGGATCCCGAGTACCACGATATGCTCATGAAGTAACTACATTCTCTTCTCACTTATTTTCAATATTAATCTTGATTTTTGTTATCTGATCTAGTTTTTTTAATTCCCTACTGCATCAATTGACGATGGCTTTATTTGttgcttgattttttttttttcaaatgtcAACTCAACTAATTCTTCCATTGGAGTATCCAAAATTTCTCATCGTATGCATATTAAAATAGCATATTCAGTGAAAACAGTGGAGGTAGAATTAGTAGACGACAATGGTTTCAGTTGAACTTTACACAATCTATTTTGATGCAAATGCATTGTGCTATGATGTTTATTGATTCTTCTAATTgtgattttagttttttttttttttttttttttttgattaatGCCCTATAGAACTTATAACTTTCTTAAATATGAGAGGTTGAATCTGGTGAGCTCCCATTTCTAGCTAGAGAACTGAGTAGCAATAGAATATTTTATTCCTGTATTTAAAGGCCCTAATAATGCTCCTAAATTTAATATATGTTCTAAAACATCTCTACCTGGGGAAAGAAGCTTATTTGACTGGCCTTGGTTTGGACATTGTTTCTTCATTTGAAGTTAGTATGCCTCGTGTAATTAAAAATGTTATTGACTTGAGTATCACTCTGCCATCCTACAAACTAGAAAACCATAGGCAATATAACTTTAGCTTTAACAGAAATCGTTGTACATCTGCACCCTATGCTACATACATTCTATGCCAATCTTTATTGGTTGGAGGGGATACTTTTTACAGGGATACTTTTTACAAGTGTCATGCTAAACATACATTCTGTGCCAATCTTTATTGGTTGGAGGGGATACTGTCTTACAAGTGTCATGCTAATTGCCTATGGACAGTTCTTCAGGCAAATTATTCTGACTTGTCTGGAAAAAGTTTCTCTTTTTAAAGCATGCCCATTTTGAACCTTTAAAATTGTAGATGCATAGACTCTAATAGGTGCAAGACAAGGCAAAGGAGAGAAAACTTAGAACTCTTTCCAGTTTTTGGGTTCAAAATGGTTAGGATGATCTTCAAGCTATACTGTAATTGCCTACGGACATTTCTTAGCTCTATTGTAATTTCATGTCATTGGTGTGTATTCTAAGTTACCATCCTTAGGATGATCTTCAAGCTATACTGACCATTAATTTTGTATTCCTGTGAAGGAACCAAAAGTAAAACAACCTCAATAATTTATTCAAGATGCATATGAAAATTTACATTGAATAATGATTTAAGCTGTGAGAAAAATAACATACACCAACAGAAGCTGATTGAAGAAAACCAGATAATAGTTCCATTGTTTGCAACTGATAATACAGAGCAATCTGTTTTGTATCAAAAGAATCAGATAGTGAGTACAAAGTATGTGAACATTAAACATATAAGGGGTAGACTAGATAATAAGTCGACTAATTCCAGTGCTATGCTAAATGCATATTTTGCGTCCTATGATGCCCCTATAATGATAGAACTGTTGGAGTAGGCATCCCCTTTGCACCATCGTAACTTCGCAAACATCAATGGATCCAAAAATCAATTTAGGTGTTATTGACTGGAGTGGAAAATAAGACAGTCAGCAACATCATTTTCTCTTTGGCAGAAAAGTGAATTGGTTATATTATTGAGTTGAGAAGTGGAAATTGAACACAGTCAACAACATCATTTTCTCTTCGGCATGAAGCATTCGTTTAATGGCATATTGTTTCAGTTTTACTGTTGTTATGCTTTCTGCTTATGTGCAAGTTCTTGAGGCATATTATGCTAACCTATCTAAGAAGTTGTTAAAAGCATTCCACTTTGAGTTTTTAAAATTGTAGCTACATGACCTGAAGTATTACCTAAACCATTGGGAACAATATTACCTTATGAAATATTCTTTTTGCTCAATTTTCTTATCAGGTAATATAGATTTCTTAATCATAGAAGGATCTACATTATTTGAGCCACGAGATCCTGTACCATTGTTAGACCTTGTTGTTGTGGTATTCTTTGCACTTTGACAATTGTTAGATCTTTACCATTATTTAGTACTGCCTGATTTTTGGAATCTCAAAATGGTTTAATTTGTtgaaaatataattagttatatcTATTATGATAATCTGCAGGTACTTGTATAGAGGATTGTCTACTGGAGATCGGCCCACATGTGATCAATGCCTACGAATACATGAAAAGTTGACGGAAAAAGCTGGCTTTGGTTGCATATTGCGTGCCCTAGCTGACACTGTTAATACTGTTTGACTCCGATCCATTGCTCTGTACGTACTAATATTTTGTTTGAAAGACTTGACTACTTGCTTGTTTATATTATAGTTCAAAGCTAGGATTGCAAATAGGACAGGGTTGGGATAGGTACTAGGTGGGGAATTcccatttccatttccatttaTAAAATGGGGGAATATATAGTCCTCATTCCCGTTGCCATGGGGGAGGGGATATCCCCATTTCCTATTTTTTGAATtctcaataatatttttttgattagaaagtaataaatcaatctacaaaatataaaaaaaatcaatctaaTTACAAATTGTTTAAGGCAAAAAGTACATTAATCAATTAATCCACTAAAATAGTATTAATTTCTCGTGGTTACGGGGATAGGGATTCATGTGGGGTTGAGAGAAGTCTCCATCCCCGCCTCTGGAGATTTTTTTCCCCTAATAAAGGGGGATTGTTCTTCTTAATTGGGTGAATTCCCATCGAGAATGGATAATTTCCGGCTCATTTGCAACTTCACAGCGGAATCCTTGACTTGATCTGACATGCTTGTTTTTGTTATAAATTTTGGAATCCTTAACTTGATCTGACATGCTTATCTTTGTTATAAATTCCATGTTTCGTGTTGCCACTGGACCATATAATTTTCAGGGATGTAATGAAGCTTTTGATGTGTTTATATGGGCCTATTATTTATTGTTCCTGCAAAAGTTAGTTCCCATTTTGGATTTTGCTTGAAAACTCTATTTTTGCAGTAATTAATTCATAAACAGACTGGTTGTGGTTCTTATTCAAAGGTTATTGTTAACCAATAAAAAATCAAGTAATTTTCCAACAAATTAGTTCCCGAGATCGTGGAATCCTCTCTCAGTCAGCTCTATACAATTTTGCGATCGTGGAGTTCTTTCTTAACGAACTCCACTGTTTCAGCAAGGTAGGTGAGGGAAGACTTACTTCTAAACATTCTTTTCTAGAAGATTATGAGGTATAAGGTTCCGTAACAAGATCCTAAACCCGTGTTCATAATAACATGGTATTAGAGCTTGATTTTATGGGAGATCTCCTTGCCATACAACAACAAATTAAGAACTTCATGGCCATGTACAAGTCTGATTGGGAACATGACAAGTTTGACAGTGAAGCAATACAACAAGAAATTTCAGCACGACTACATGATTTTTCTCAAAAGATTAATATCAGTTTACCAATGACAGGTTTGAAAACAGAGAGTATTAGCCGTGATCGTCGTGGAAATTCAGCTCATACCAATGATAGTGGCGCTTTTGGTTTAAGGTATGCAAAACTTGACTGTCCATAGTATAATGGACCTGTCATTAGGTGGTTGAGTCGATGCGAGTTGATGCGAACATTTTTTTCGGTATTGTTTCACTTGGAAGAAAATGCACAATCATGGTTTATCAAATTGAAGGAAGATAAGCCTCCATCTTCCTCGGGACGATTTGAAATAGCCTCGCAATTTGCGGCATTTGGTCCTCCAACATGTAGCAACAAGTTCCATCTGTCTCAGCATGCTCAATATTTTTAGCAAGTTCCATTTGTCTGGGTATTATCAAGTTCCTGGGAGTCCAAAATCTATTCCTAAAAGGGTATTCAGAATTCATCATGGCCACTTCAAGTTcttagttatgccctttgggctcaCGGATGCACCATCAGCCTTAATTAATGGCGTTTTTAAGCATCGATTACTACTCGACTTGATGATAAAGTTGGCTCTGATCGGAAGGCGGAAATTACAGAAAGGTTAGTGGCAAAAGGGTTTTGTTAAAGGCAGTGATTTGATTACGAAAATTGATTTGAACTAAAAAGAAATGGCAAAGGTCCGATTTCAATCTCcaacaacaacaaagaaaaTAACTCCGTTTGTTCAATTGCGACAAAACAAAATTCTTGTAAACTAAAGTTGCCAAGATCAAATTACATTCTCCACAAACAAGGCTTCcatttcaatttgttcaatcatttgaaCATCTAAAgaagtttcaaatttaatttcaatgatATTCGAAGTCCATTTAACCATTTATTACCTAGTAAAACTAATGTTGGACAATTATGGTCCTTATTTAGGGATACGGtccaaatttatttttttaatatttttgaaaaagtgCAGATTTATTTTTAGCCATACAATTTTACCTATAATATCGtcaagcaagttcaattttaTCAATATACAACATAATTTGGCAATTATTTGGATTTTCTAAACAAGTTTATCGATAATGTGTATTTTGACGGGTTGTTTGTACTTGTTTTAATAACATAGTAAGAGCTTTATGCAGTTTTTACAATTAACTTATATCTGGCAGACTTAAATATTTATTTCGGGAtgttatttgtaactgtgttagtaatagaataaatattttagacataattgatatttgcaAAGTTTGATGTGATAATTAAACGAGTTAAAAAATAGTAACACagtttgtttaaatttttagttggctaagggtaaaattgatcttgcttgacaacgttaggggtaaaattgcattattttatacATTAGAGGTAaatctgtatttttaaaaaatgttaaGGGAAAATTTGCAAACgtaaataaaaagtaaaggaTGGATTTATAATTAAGCattcaaataaaacaaaaccttttttttttgaaacagtaATCTTATATTAATGAATAGTAAGTCTGACATCGTTACATATAAGGTTCCAAATTGGGGTAGGACAGTCCTCCATAAATACAATCGGTTCATTTATATCAACAACCCATGCAGCAAGGGAATGAGCTACTCTATTGCCTTCTGTATGCACAAAAGAGAAAGTACAACTACGAAAAATATAACTCTATTTATGAACATCTTCGTAGAGGAAAAAGAGATAGGACTTCGGGAAATCATCTTTATGTAGAGCTTGCACGTCAATTTGACTCAGATTCAACAATGATATCATTAAAGCAACAATCCCTTGCAAGGAGTAATCCTTCATTGAAGCTCTGCCTCCTCCACTGAAGTGCAACCACCAAGAGGAACTCTAACAGTCGCCATAATCTCACCTGCTGCATTTCTAATGACCAACCCCGCCCTACACGCATGGCTATTCATTCCAATTTTGGCATCACAATTGATTTTCATAACGCCACTCAGAGGAGGGTTCCATACTCTTGCAGGTCCATGGGTTAGTAAATTAAAAAAGCGGGTCATTTGTCGGCTTAGTAGAAGTAGCATTCATACCAGTTCCGTATTCTTGAATAAAAGCATCAACCTTGTTAATTAATATCCTTGATTCAATTCACTTGTGCTCATAAAGAAATTTATTCTGTCGATACCACATCCATTAGAGAATGACCACCACGCGTCTGATTTCCGCCGCAGGCAGCCCCTTTCCACAAATGTCCAGCCAACTCCGAACATTTTCAGATAGGATCTTGTCTACCCGTATAGACAAGTCCGCCATCTTCCACAATGGAAATTAAATGGCCTTCCCCATGTTTCTCCGTGGAATTATCAACCCGACCAAGTTGTGCAAAAACTGGGCTGGTTGTTCCTCTTGGGTTTGTTTCTGCCCATGACCTGCTTAGGGTCGGTTCCTACAACCTAAGCTGGTTATGACTGGTTGAAATAGCTCCATAACCAGTCCTTAACCGCCCTCATTGTTAGGTCCGTTTGATCTCCCGTAGCTCTAATTGGTCCGTTTAGGACTCGATTTTCGTATCTATACTCCGTGCAACTCGAAAGTGACTGGATTGTTTCATTTTGAATTTTGCACTCTTCATAGGATTATCAAGCAAAAGACTAAATTCTTTAATGCTGAACTTCACATGCTTAGTTGGTTTGTCGAACAAATAAATTGGACTAGTAACAGTGATCTTATTTTCATTATGGATCTCATATCATTTCCCATATCTTTAAGATGACTGGTCATCGAAATGTATTGTTTATCTTCAATTGACATGAACACATGTacattagaaaataaataactaaacaaACATGTGTCGAATTTATTATTGTAAGTACATATCGCTTCAACAACCACAAATCCAACAATAATTTTCTTTTGAAAGACACATGAAACTAACATCTTTAAAATAGGGGATTGGCCGAACTCAGATACTCGTTGAGCCTTAACCTTGTCTTCACCAATCTCAACTCAACTTCCCATTTCGACTATGTCGTATTATGGTATTTTTTTCCTCCGTCACCTCTTCACTTGTAGGAAGACCATCTTCTTTATTCTCTACCATGCTCTCACTCTCTTCCTCTGCTTCATTTATCTCATCAACAACTTCTCTAGTTTCTTCATTGTCAGACGAAAGATTTTTATTGGCATGAATAAGGTTTCTGTTCTCACTTCTACCAACATCCTCCACAAATTGCAATAACTCATTATAAAATCGTTAAGTCAACAAACCAGCAAGCATCACTTTCTTACCATTCGCGAGGAATGAATATCGACCTTCTTTAATTccattatacttaatttatcGATATAGTTGTCAAGAATTCCCCGAAAGAACATGTGTAGAATGCATATGCACAATatcgagtaaattacaccaatggtacctgaacttactctagtttacattttggtacctagattacattttgtcctaaaaatatacctgaagtaacgatgaccggacaatttagtatattttaccggtgaATGGCCAGTCAATGCGAGTGtgacgagtaaattacactgatagtacctgaactttatcctAATTCACGTTTTGgtacttaaattttattttgtccaAAAATACACCTCAAGTAAAGATCACTCAATATTTTAGTACATTTGACCGATCAGTGATCAGTCAAtgcgagtttgaccattttaaattaa of the Euphorbia lathyris chromosome 7, ddEupLath1.1, whole genome shotgun sequence genome contains:
- the LOC136234826 gene encoding actin-related protein 2/3 complex subunit 5A-like, with the translated sequence MAGAGQFIEADNAEAIITRIEHKSRKIESLLKQFKPVEALKTALEGSPPSTGDERCKSANWIVVHRAIMAIKDVDGMLSSLDPEYHDMLMKYLYRGLSTGDRPTCDQCLRIHEKLTEKAGFGCILRALADTVNTV